The genomic region TGTCTTCTCACACAAAGTAGCTGCAAGGTCTGCTGTTAACTAACTCTCTGACAACCCTTCATTGGTTAAAGCACAGGAAGGAGATTCTCACTCTCAGGTGTACATCATTTCTGCCATGTGGGACATTTTCTTGGGGATAtacaagtaatattccatgtagcCCGACAGGTCCTCAATGGTCACATCATCCACATAGACGCGAGCCTGCTCAGAACAGGAACGGGGAGAGCCAGACAGAGTTCTCGTGTGAAGCGACTGAGAGTAGTCCTCAAGTGTGGATCTTCGTTCTGGGGCCAAGGGAGGGACATTCTGCAGGCCTGAAAAGGAATACACCTCCATGTCATGCCACCTCTTACACTGGCACTCCTTGCCTATGCATGCACATGGCTTGCCCAGGTTTAGCTTGGAAACCGATTGAAAGTCAGAGAGATCACTGGCCTGGAGACTTGCTTGGGAGACCTGGGGCGCATCAGAGGAATCTTCCTCCTTACTCTCTGATGGGAGCCTTGGAACCGAAGTTCTCAAAGGCTCAGCAACCGCCCCTGTGTGATTAGTATCGAGAGAAGTTGAGCATTCTCCTGCATTGAACTCTTTAGGGGTTGGAATTCCCAGCCCACTGCTGCCATCAGGGGAGTCAGTCTGGCTTTTGTGCTTGAGCTGGCTGCTGGAAGAAGCTATTGTACTGCAATGTATGAACTTTGGAGGATGAAGGACAGGAGACTTGGAACGGCGTCGACGCTGGGTTCTCACTGCTCCTCGTGAAGACTTCCTAGTAGACCTAGAGGAAAAAACACACAAGAGGATGTTAGGATACAGAGTTCTTCTAAAGAGATCCTTTAACATGGTTGGGAAATTGCCATCTCTCTGGTGAATGAGTGGAAATAAGTTCTCCCCAAAGATGTGTGCCCACCTCCACTGTCAAGCTGCCTGAGTCTGTGCATCTCAGACTCCAACACCCCCTTACTACAGGACTGATGAAGGGTAGTTTTAAGTCACGTTTCTCAGACCAAACATTTGGTGCAGAAGACCTGTCTGCCCTGTCCCAACCCTTGGCTTAGGAACCTCTGACCAGTGGTCTGGGGAAGCACCTTGCACAGACAACTTAGAAAAACCTCAGTGCTGGGCTGCATGCTCTGAACAAGGCAATGTCAGTACCATCGCGGGGGGCGCTAATGCTACAAACAGTCACTTGTTCGACAGAACAACAGATTTACAATTCATTTCTATCATTGGAAACAGCTGAAAAACAGATTTAGACACTCAAGTTTTCAGATATTGGGAATTATCAGGCAcattatgtaatttttataaaaagtctTTAATAAGAATTGTGCAAAGAGAAAAAGGCTCAAAATTGCCAggcaaatctgaaagagaatggCCGAGCAATTTTCTGAATTGATGAAAGAGAATCTACAAACACAAGAAGCACATGCTAAAGTAGAACAACCAATTGGAGAATACCAAAAACAACAGGAACATCTTAAAAGCAGCTAGAGACTAGATGGATTATtgccagaagaagaaaaattaagtctgGAAGTAGGCTTTGCAACAACAACATGGAAGCCAGAAGACAATACCTTCAAGTGCTAAGAGAAAATAGCTGTCAACTAGGACCATGATTTCAGGTATATTAAATCAGGTATAACTTTCAAGAAAAAGGGGAAATACAGACATTTTCAGAGAAACATTCTATATGGACAACTAACAGAGAgcccccctcccttttttaaactaaataacAGACTTCTTTAGGAAGAAATTGATCCTACATGGAAGGTCTGATGCCACAATGGTGAGAGTAAAGAAAGTGTACATGAGATGAATCTAAACAAACACTctctaatttaaataaaatgaagtagggTAAATAAAACTGAACTAGTTAAGACAAAAAATGAGTGACAGAACTAAAGAACCAGGCCATCACATCGCAGAAGGAGACTGGAGCAAAACAGTTCTGAGGAGGAGGGCTAAGAGAAACAAAGTATGTAATCTCCAAACCAATGAAAGGAAAACTGgtatggagaaaaacaaacatatttcaaacaattttttaaatggggagaagagggaaggtgggaataaaagaaagaaaaaagaaaaagcaggacaAATAGTATAAAAGAACAGAACAAATCCAAATATAtcaataatcaaaataaatgtaagttaaaaaaaaaaattatcagactGAGTAAAATTAAATAAGCCATACATATTTATATCAGACACACCAAAAATTCTGAAACACAAAAtggttgaaaataaaatagaaaaagatacacTAGCCAAATACTAAAAGACAACTGCATTAGTTTTATCAATTCCAGACAAAACAGATTTTATGACAAAAGCCATTATGGGGGATTAAGAAGGTCACTAAATACAGTAAAAGTCTCAATTCATCAGGAAGAAAACATTCTAAACTGGCATGAACTTAGGCTATAAACAAAATAGCTTCAAAACgataaagcaaaaatatagaaCTTAcagggaaaataaacaaatgtactCCAGTGGGGGACAGTTCAACAAACCCTCAATTATTAATAGGCCaagctaacaacaacaacaaaaattatttgaaaaaagatCCTGTAAATAAGACATTTAAAAGCTTACTTTAATGGATATTTATAAAACCTAAGCATGATTAGAGGAGAGTCATTCTTCTCAAACACACATAGAACATTTATAAAAACTG from Muntiacus reevesi chromosome 2, mMunRee1.1, whole genome shotgun sequence harbors:
- the OSER1 gene encoding oxidative stress-responsive serine-rich protein 1 → MKSEAKDGEEESLQTAFKKLRVDASGSIASLSVGEGTSVRASVRAAVEDTKPKTVCASKDSWHGSTRKSSRGAVRTQRRRRSKSPVLHPPKFIHCSTIASSSSQLKHKSQTDSPDGSSGLGIPTPKEFNAGECSTSLDTNHTGAVAEPLRTSVPRLPSESKEEDSSDAPQVSQASLQASDLSDFQSVSKLNLGKPCACIGKECQCKRWHDMEVYSFSGLQNVPPLAPERRSTLEDYSQSLHTRTLSGSPRSCSEQARVYVDDVTIEDLSGYMEYYLYIPKKMSHMAEMMYT